A single region of the Ornithorhynchus anatinus isolate Pmale09 chromosome 13, mOrnAna1.pri.v4, whole genome shotgun sequence genome encodes:
- the SLC26A5 gene encoding prestin → MDHGPEHEVLAATQRYCVERPIFSHQVLHGRLHKKEKVSEPIGDKIKQALSCTPKKVKHIIYRFLPICKWLPAYKPREYIVGDIVSGISTGVLQLPQGIAYALLAAVPPIFGLYSSFYPVIMYTVFGTSRHISIGPFAVISLMIGGVAVRLVPDDMFAGGMNSTNSTEERDHLRVKVAMSVTLLSGIIQFFLGVLRFGFVAIYLTEPLVRGFTTAAAVHVFTSQLKYLLGVKTKRHSGPLSVVYSTVAVVTNIKKLNIASLVVGVLCFGILLGGKEFNERFKKKLPAPIPLEFFAVVIGTGVSAGLDLKESYKLDVVGSLPLGLGTPAVPDASLFHLVYVDAIAIAIVGFSVTISMAKIFAIKHGYQVDGNQELIALGICNFFGSLFQTFSISCAISRSLVQEGTGGKTQLAGCLASLMILLVILAAGFLFESLPQAVLAAIVIVNLKGMMMQFTDLPHFWRTSKIELTIWLTTFVSSLFLGLDYGLITAVIIALMTVIYRTQSPRYRVLGQIPNTDVYCDVDAYEEVREHPGIKIFQINAPIYYANSDLYNNALRRKTGVNAAVIMAARRKILKKHAREMKRTNKPKSTVVKVVHDSEGGGEGGAKQEIQNDEQSGKGPAEPIVQNTFPEELERFMPPGANVHTIILDFTQVNFIDSVGVKTLKGIIKEYGDVGIYVYVAGCSEQVVEDLTRNKFFEKPSMKEMLFHSIYDAVLGCKVREALAQQAALAPPPQETTDQLDSPEP, encoded by the exons ATGGACCACGGCCCGGAGCATGAGGTCCTGGCCGCGACCCAGAGGTACTGTGTGGAGCGCCCCATCTTCAGCCACCAGGTACTCCACGGGAGGCTACATAAGAAGGAGAAGGTTTCAGAGCCCATCGGGGACAAGATCAAACAAGCCTTGAG CTGCACTCCGAAGAAGGTTAAGCACATCATCTATCGGTTCCTGCCCATCTGCAAATGGCTGCCTGCCTACAAGCCAAGGGAATACATCGTGGGCGACATCGTCTCGGGCATCAGCACAGGGGTCCTTCAGCTCCCTCAAG GTATAGCTTACGCCCTGTTGGCCGCTGTGCCTCCCATTTTCGGTCTGTATTCCTCCTTCTACCCCGTCATCATGTACACCGTCTTTGGGACCTCCCGGCACATATCCATAG GCCCATTTGCGGTGATCAGCCTGATGATCGGCGGGGTGGCGGTGCGCTTGGTCCCCGACGACATGTTCGCCGGAGGGATGAACTCCACCAACAGCACGGAGGAGAGGGACCACCTTCGGGTCAAGGTGGCCATGTCTGTCACACTGCTGTCGGGGATCATCCAG TTCTTCCTGGGCGTGCTGCGGTTCGGCTTCGTGGCCATCTACCTGACGGAGCCGCTGGTCCGCGGGTTCACCACGGCGGCTGCGGTGCACGTCTTCACCTCCCAGCTCAAGTACCTGCTCGGGGTGAAGACCAAGCGCCACAGCGGCCCCCTCTCCGTAGTCTAT AGTACGGTTGCTGTGGTGACCAACATCAAAAAGCTGAATATCGCTTCCTTAGTTGTGGGGGTGCTCTGCTTTGGCATTTTGCTGGGTGGCAAGGAGTTCAACGAACGGTTTAAAAAGAAGCTACCCGCCCCCATTCCTTTGGAATTCTTTGCG GTGGTGATTGGAACAGGAGTTTCGGCGGGGCTGGATCTGAAGGAGTCCTACAAGTTGGATGTAGTCGGCAGCCTTCCCTTGGG GCTGGGGACTCCGGCGGTCCCGGACGCCAGCCTCTTCCACCTGGTCTACGTGGATGCCATCGCTATCGCCATCGTCGGCTTCTCGGTGACCATCTCGATGGCCAAGATCTTCGCCATTAAGCACGGCTACCAGGTGGATGGGAACCAG GAGCTCATTGCCCTGGGAATTTGCAATTTCTTTGGATCTCTCTTCCAAACCTTCTCCATCTCATGCGCCATTTCACGGAGTCTCGTGCAGGAAGGCACCGGGGGGAAGACTCAG CTGGCAGGTTGCTTAGCCTCTTTAATGATCCTGTTGGTCATCTTGGCCGCCGGCTTCCTCTTCGAGTCGCTGCCTCAG GCTGTGCTGGCAGCCATCGTGATCGTGAATCTGAAAGGCATGATGATGCAGTTCACCGATCTCCCACATTTCTGGAGAACCAGTAAAATCGAGCTG ACGATCTGGCTCACTACCTTTGTCTCCTCCCTGTTCCTGGGCCTGGACTATGGTCTGATCACGGCGGTCATCATCGCACTAATGACAGTCATCTACCGGACCCAGAG CCCAAGGTACAGGGTCCTTGGACAGATCCCTAACACGGATGTTTATTGTGACGTTGATGCCTATGAAGAG GTGAGAGAACACCCAGGGATTAAAATATTCCAGATCAATGCCCCCATCTACTATGCCAACAGCGACTTGTATAATAATGCTCTGCGGAGAAAG ACCGGAGTGAATGCAGCAGTCATAATGGCGGCCAGAAGGAAAATCCTGAAGAAGCACGCCAGGGAAATGAAGCGGACAAACAAGCCCAAGTCGACAGTTGTCAAAGTT GTTCATGATTCAGAAGGAGGCGGGGAAGGTGGGGCAAAACAGGAAATCCAGAACGATGAGCAAAGTGGAAAAGGCCCAGCTGAACCGATTGTCCAGAACACGTTTCCAGAAGAACTGGAAAGGTTTATGCCACCAGGGGCTAACGTTCACACTATAATTTTGGATTTCACGCAAGTGAATTTTATAGATTCAGTTGGAGTAAAAACTCTAAAAGGT ATCATAAAAGAATATGGAGACGTCGGTATCTACGTGTATGTAGCAGGGTGCAGTG aacaagtggtggaggaccTCACACGAAATAAGTTTTTCGAGAAGCCCTCCATGAAGGAAATGCTCTTCCACAGCATCTATGATGCAGTCCTGGGCTGCAAAGTCCGTGAAGCCCTGGCTCAGCAAGCAGCCCTGGCACCCCCTCCCCAGGAGACCACGGACCAGCTGGACAGCCCGGAGCCGTAG